The Heterodontus francisci isolate sHetFra1 chromosome 12, sHetFra1.hap1, whole genome shotgun sequence genome includes the window TGGCTTTATTCAGGCCTGTTGTTTCTAGCCATTTAGTCTCTTTGGGAATTAAAGTATCTGTGCTGTTGTCCTTTTCAGGTCAGGCCTGCTCCTTAGGATGTTGCCTAGAAGATGTTCCATCTTTAAACTGTTCTGTACATTGATGGTCCTTGGATTCTTCTCTGTTGTGTGGCTGCACTACAACTGCAGAATAAACAACAGCCAGAGAAGCAATGATGACGCCTCGGTGCACAAGTCCTGTCAGGAGGAGACTGACAATCCTGCCTGGGGCCCTCACAAAATTGCGATCATTGTCCCTTTCAGGGAGCGTTTTGAAGAACTATTGAGTTTTGTGCCGCACATGCACACGTTTTTAAACAAGAAGAAAATCAGACACAAGATCCTTATAATCAACCAAGTTGATCACTTCAGGTACTTTAAATGATGTAATTAATGGGTGTACTTTTAAATAATCTTGTCACAGTAAGAATTAAAAACTTACATTGGTAACCATATATTTAGGGAAAGTCACAACAGGCTGTGAGTTTGTATGTCAGGAGTTAATGGAAAGGCATGGTTCCAATTTCGGTAGCAAGGGTTATCAAAGTATCGAAATTGAATAGTTTTTCAACAGTGTTTCAGACTATGTTTGTGTAATCATTGCCCAATGCCAGTATTGTGTTGGTGGCTGCTTTACTGAGATCTCAAAATTAGTGAGTTTTGTGCCTTCCTTGTCCTGCCAAAAAAGATGAATGTGATCTTATGGCAGCGCCACTAAAAGTGAGAGGAATGGCAATTCCAACCATATGTATAAGACACTGCAGTTATTGGCCACAGTGTAAATTTGACAGTGGGGCATAACTGTATCTCTGGCAGTCCTGTAAGACAATTGGGAGCAAAAAACAACAGCAGGTAAAGAAAATTGAGGAATGCAACACAGGTTGCCGATTTCCTAGAGCCTGTTCTGTACTAATCCCAAGATGAATTTATACCCAAGTAACTCGAGGGGCATGTTAAGTATATGTCCCATGATAAGTATATGTGCATCTATCCTATAGATGCTGTCATTTGTTGGATAATCTTTGGCCATCTGTTTGGTCTATTTTCAAGTATGGAatagttgtgtgtgtgttttttccccTAATCTTCATCTCCAAATGATTTCCAAAGTGAGATGTGCATATCTATATTGTTTGTTTTTCCTTCCAGTAGTAAATATTCCACATCAGTAGGGCCATAGACTACACCTGCAATTGCTGGGGATAGGGTTTCTGGAGAAGGCAACTTCAGGGCAGCTAGGGAGAGTAGAGGAGCAGGTcaagagcagtaccaggcatactgtAGAATAAGGCAACAACCCAGTGAACCTACCTGCAAAATGCAAAAGCAGCAGTGGGTGaatgtttgtttttgttttttgttttttattAGCTAACCTttccacaaccaacaaatcagagCAAAGCTCGGGATGTATGTGTAGTCGATCACATACAATCGAGAATAGTGGTGGATAGTCAGGCAAAAAAATCAGATCAGGACGCTCCATGAGCATTCCATTCTTCTGCGCTTTGGGAAACCAGCACATGAGAGACAAGACTGAAGTGTTTGCAagtgtcttcagccagaagtgctgagtgaacaATCATACTTGGCCTGCTCCCATGGTCTGTGCCATCATACATTTCCAGTTTGGTTCATTCAATGTGACATTAAGTAGTAGCtgaaatgggccctgacaacatcctggttgtAGTGCTGAAGATTGTGTACTACAACTCACCAGCCCTGTACCCAAGTTATTGCAGCAATTCCACTGGCATCAACCGGACAATATGGAAAATTTCCCACGTACGCCCAATACACAAAAGGCAAATCTAAACCAGCCAATCATCGGCCTTTCAATTTCCTCCCAAAGTGATGGAAGAAGCCATCAGCTGTGTCACCAAGTGTCAACtactcactaataacctgctcactcatGTTCAGTTCAGGTGCTGCTAGAACCACACAACTTCAGATCTGCATCAGCCTTCTTTTGGACACAGTGCTAAAtgcaagaggagaggtgagaggtCTCTGGTCAACCCTCCAGAACCATCGACTAAATTTCTGCCTCTGAAAGCGAAATGTGACAAATACGGACTTTAACCCTGCTCCGCAGCCCTATCCTTCAACCTTAGCTCCACCCCTGATAAAAGCTTAATTGTTTGGACCATGCCTCAAGATAAGATGGCATTTTAAGAATTGATTGCTCTGATCTCAGATGTGAGGGCattctgtgtgtatttgtgtagcTATTGTATCTAGCAGAAAGAGAACTGGCCTTATTTTAAGCAGCTGTACTCCACAGGGGCTAGTTAACTGATTCTAGTCAGTTCCTGTGAACAGTCATCAGTGATCAGAAACAAAAACAATAAAAAATCAGGATTGAAAGAGTCAAAAGGATGCTTTTTTTATTTTGGGAGGTATAAAGGAGGGACCCTGGATATGTGTGTTCATCTTAATTTGTATCTTCAGGTTTAATCGAGCCTCTTTGATAAACGTGGGTTTCCTGGAGAGTGGGAATGATACAGATTACCTCGCTATGCACGACGTGGACTTACTGCCCCAGAATGAACAACTGGACTACGGGTATCCTGAAAAAGGACCATTCCACGTGGCGTCCCCAGAACTTCATCCACTCTACCATTATAATAGCTATGTGGGGGGGATCCTCCTACTCACCAAACAGCACTTTGAACTGGTAAGTAACAATGCTGAATGGGGGCGGTAACTATGAGGTACTGTCCAGTTGAAGAAAACCAGCAGGGATAGATGATAGTTAAATTCGTAAATATTACTATTGTGAGCAATATTTATAACCACTTGAAACTGTGATGGAGCTAGAGGTGAAAGGGTTGCACGTGACTGAATTCTGTCTGGTGTACGGTTACCTCCAGGAGACCCGTATCACTGATAAAAGAAAGAGCATTTCATGATCTCCGGATGTCCCAAATTGTTTCatagtactttgaagtgtagtcactatttcaGTGTAGGGAAACTTGGAAGCCACTTTGCACACAAGAAGGTCCTACAAGCaacaataagataatgaccagataatctgttttagtgatgttaattgagggataattattggtcagAACTCCCCTACTCCTCCTCGAATAGTGCCGTGGAATCATTCTCATCCACAGaggagtttaacgtctcatccgaaagatggcacctccaacagcgctAAGTATCATCATAGATTACAGCTCagctgtctggagtgggacttgaacacacaaccttctaacTTGGAGGTGAGAAAGTGCCACCACTTAGCCAAGGTTGACATCATTGGATAATCCCTTTGGCAAAGAAAATTATCCAATCACAAAACTTAGTACAGCTGAATACATCACCTAGCCCACTAAACACGGTAGAATGTTTCTGGGGCACATGCCTTTCAACCCAATAAATTTTCAATGGACATTTCTTGTTATTTAACACTCAACAGATGCCAAATTGCGGACATTAAGAATAGTCCCTGTGATGTAGAAGAACTGTGTTATTTTGAAGAGATGATTGTCAGATGGGAAAGGAGTATTCATAAATGTTTTTTTCATTATTATATAAACTTTACTCTGCATGTTGTGAAACATGCTTCTTTTATTGTGTTCGGATTGTCTTTAGATTGGTTCCCTGCCCAGCCTATTCAGATCACAGCTGCTTTTCAGtaattaataaatccaatatggaattcaagagaaacttctttactcatagtgagtggtgagaatgtgacacttgctaccacatggagtggttgaggtgaatagcatttaaggagaagctagataagcatgtaagggagaaaggaatagcaagATATGTTGATGGCATGCAGTGAAGTAAAATTGGGAGGAAGTTTGTGTGGATCATGTACtccggcatagacctgttgggccaaatggcccattttTGTGCTGTAGAATCTATATAATTGATTTTTATTTCCTTTTGCAGTGTAATGGGATGTCAAATCGGTTTTGGGGATGGGGCCGTGAGGATGATGAATTTTATCGTAGAATAACAGCAGCAGGACTGCAGGTAATCATCTCACACTCCCGGACACCAGAATTTATGAGAGAGACTTTAAGCTCTCATTATTAGTGTAAGCAGGTTTAAACTCTGTTGTAaaattcctgctctgtttgttcttAGTAATTTCTCGGTTACGGTTTTTGCATGCTCTTTTCAACCTGTGATCTCTTCTGGTGAACTAGGGTGAAGCAGGAATGGTGTTGGGAAACGGGGGTGGGAAAGATTGTGCAAAGTAGTACCACTAGCACTTGGGTGATTGACATGGCAGCAGGCAATAAAAGTGCTATTGGCTTTGTAGTTTGTGTTCTTTAAATTCAGGTTTTCTCCCTTCTTCTCCTCATGGCACCAACCCTTACTgggataagatcataagaaataggagctgaagtaggctATGCAGCCCCTTGAGCATGCTCTGCTGTTCGATAAGACACCcaaaggacacccagattcctcagcAGTGAATGTCACTCATTCAACAGTGTAGGGCAGTAGTTCAGTCCCTCTCTGAATGTCCATCCAAACACCCGCACACTCACTTTTCAGTCAGGTGTAACTTGATAATGATCAGAACTGCAAACCTTTGATGATTTCTTCCCCTGCCCACTCCTAACTTCTTCATGGTGATGAAATTCGATCTTTGTGGCCAATTTCTTGGCAGGGTCGGCATTTGGTGCAGTGTTTTATAAACCAATACAAAAGATCGTGGAAACTCTATTTGCACTGGACATAATTTGAGCTTAATGTTCCTTTATCTTTGTTCTGGTTTGGCCTATTTCAGGCGAATCATGCTGAATAAGACAGCGCGACCTAGTGGAAACTCCAGGCCGCTGTCCCTAATGTAATGGTTATACAGATTCAAAATTTAATTTCCATACTTTGTTCAGTGCTTTCCTCAATCCTGAATATTTTATACAGGTTGTTTCCAGCATTTGCTAATGCGATTGACAGGTAATTTGGCCACCAGTTGGCGTAGTTAAATTGGTTGGGATGGTTTACAATGTTATGTTAAAGCTACACTGAGGTCAGGTGACAAGAGAACATATAACTGAGCAATAATATGGTGTGCAAGTCTGATGCATACTGTATTTCTGAGCTCTCTGTAGTTGCAGTAGTAATATTTTTGCATTCTTCCCTGCAACACTTAGCCCACAAAAATATATTTGGGTTGATTTTTACAGAACTGCATGAGGAGGGAATGTCTGACACAGTTTTGAATTTCGCATGGAATGCTTGTATTCCTGTCCCAGAAAAAAAATGTGTGCTATTTATTTAAAGCTCTATATTAACAAGATTATTTAGTGATTTCTTGTCTCTGGCTCACACAGTTAGCAAGACCCTGAAATTATGTTACAGCATTTAGTCTTTTCTGCCTCAGTAACACAAAATGGACTGTAAGCTTTTCCCACTGTACAATAAACTTGAAACAAATCGTATTTTATTTTGAATCTGCAGCTTTACCGTCCTGTTGGAATTGTAACAGGGTATAAAACCTTCAGACATATCCATGATCCAGCATGGAGGAAACGAGACCAAAAGAGAGTATCAGGACAGAAGCAGGTATGGAACCAGTGGGTCCCAGTAGGAGAAATATTGTACTGTGTGTCagcaatggctcagttggtagcactcttgcctctgagtcataaggttctgggttcaagtttcactccaggattttagcacaaaaatcaaggctgacactccattagagtactgagggactgcactGTTGGGGATtccgtcttttggataagacattaaacttcatctgcctgctcgggtgaatgtaaaagatcccatagtactattttgaagaagagcaggggagttagcccagtgatttggccaatatttatccctcaaacaacatcacagaaatgcatttctgtttgtgggagtttgctgtgcacaaatgggctgacacatttcctacattacagtagtgactatacttcaaaagtacttcattggctgtaaagtactttgagatatcataacactgctgttaggaaaggagttccagaattttgacccagtgacactgaagaaaTGGTGAGAAAGGATGggttgtggcttggaagggaacttgcaattgatggtgttcccatgcatcagctgcccttcccTTCTGGGTTggagaagttgcaggtttggaagatgctgtcgaaggagccttggtgagttgctgcagtgcatcttgtagatggtacacgctgctgccactctacgtcagtggtggaaagagtgaatgtttaaggtggtggatggggtgccaatcaagctgtctGCTTTATCcggttggtgtcaagcttcttgagttgttggagctgcaggcaagttgagagtattccatcacgctcctgacttgtaccttgtagatggtggacaggctttggggtgtcaggaactgagttactcgctgcagaattcccagcctctgacctgctcttgtagccacagtatttacgaggctggtccagtttagattctgatcagtggtaacccccatgatgttgatggtgagggattcagcgatggtaatgctgttgaatgtcaaggggagatggttattgcctggcacttgtgtggcatgaatgtaactggccactcatcagcccaaatctgaatgttgtccggtcttgctgcatatggacacagactgcttcagtatctgaggagtcgcgaatggtgctaaacattgtgcaatcatcaaagcacatccccacttccgaccttatgatggaggaatggtgatttgatgaagcagctgaagatggttgggcctaggacactgccctgaggaactcctgcagtgatgtctggagctcagatgattgacctccaacaacccaaaccatcttcttttgcactaggtaAGATTCCAACCAGTGAAAAGTTTTctcgctgattcccattgactccagttttgcaagggctccttgatgccatacttggtcaaatgcttccttgatgtcaagggcagtcaatctctcctcacctcttcagtttagcccttttgtccatgtatggaccaaggctgtaatgaagtaagGAGCCGAGTATCCCTGGTGGAGCCCaagctgagtgtcagtgagcatgttattgctgagcaagtgctgcttgacagcactgtcaatgataccttccatcactttgctgatgatcaagcctagactgatagggtggtaattggctgggttggatttgtcctgcttttttttttctgtacaggacatatctggacaattttccacattgtcaggcagctgccattgttgtagctgtactggaacacttgactaggggcgcagccggttctggagcacaagtcgtcGGTACTATTGTCAGGATGTTGACAGGGCCTATAGCCgttccagtatccagtgccttcagcagtgactgcagcaactcaccaagtcttctttgacagcaccttccaaacttgtgacctctaacaccaagaaggataagggcaacagatgcatgggaacaccacctgttcctctccaagccacacaccatcctgacttggaactatatcgctgttccttcactgtcactgggtcaaaaccctggaacaccttcctaacagcactgtggctgtacctacactccaaggactactgcagttcaagaagacagctcagcaccaccttctcaagggcaattagggatgggcaataaatgctggcctagccagcgacagccacatcccaCGAACCAATTTAAAAAAaggcctgtgctgtagcttcactgggttgacactttattttttaggtatacctggtgctgctcctggcatgccctcctgcactcttcattgaaccagggctgatcccctggtttgatggtaatggtagagggtggtatatgtcaggccatgaagttacagattgtgtttgaatacagttcttctgctgatggcccacagtgcctcatggatgcccagttttgaattgctaaatctgtttgaaataTAACCTGTTTAGTACGATGGCAGCACCACACaccatggagggtatcctcagtgcgaGATTGGACTTCATCTTcatgaggactgtgcggtggtcactcctactgatactgtcatggacagatgcatctgggacaggaagattggtgaggacgaggtctagtaggtttttccctcttgttggctgtctcaccacctgccacagatccagtccAGCATCTatttcctttaggacttggccagatcggtcaatagtggtgctaccgagccactgttggtgatagaCATTAAAGCTCcccccccacccagagttcattctgtgcccttgccaccctcagtgctgcttccaagtggtgatcaacatggaggagtactgattcatcagctgagggagggcggtagatggtaatcagcagaaggtttctgtgcccatgtttgacctaatgccatgagacttcatggggttcgtaatcaatgttgaggacacccagggtaactccctcatgactgtataccactctgcTGCCACCTCCTGGGAgtggtctgtcctgttggtgggacaggacatacccagtgatggtggtgtatgggacattgtaaggtatgattccgtgagtatgactatgtcagactgttgcttgtctagtctgtgggacagctctcttaattttggcacaagtccccagatgttggtaaggaggacttttcagggtcgacagggctgggtttgccttttatcgtttccggtgcctaggtcaatgctgggtggtctgtccagttacattccttttagacttttctctagtggtttggtacaactgagtggcttgctaggccatttcagagggcatttaagagtcaaccacattgatgtgggtctggagtcacatataggcctgaccgggtaaggacggcagatttctttctccaaaggacattggtgaaccagatgcgtGTTTACAATGAGTTTCGTGATCACCATTACTAAGATTAgctgtt containing:
- the b4galt7 gene encoding beta-1,4-galactosyltransferase 7 isoform X1 is translated as MMYSSRRKPVLYFTKEDSRSGLLLRMLPRRCSIFKLFCTLMVLGFFSVVWLHYNCRINNSQRSNDDASVHKSCQEETDNPAWGPHKIAIIVPFRERFEELLSFVPHMHTFLNKKKIRHKILIINQVDHFRFNRASLINVGFLESGNDTDYLAMHDVDLLPQNEQLDYGYPEKGPFHVASPELHPLYHYNSYVGGILLLTKQHFELCNGMSNRFWGWGREDDEFYRRITAAGLQLYRPVGIVTGYKTFRHIHDPAWRKRDQKRVSGQKQEQFKVDKEGGLKNLKYSIGSRTELTIEGVHCTIINILLECDLNETPWCVIN
- the b4galt7 gene encoding beta-1,4-galactosyltransferase 7 isoform X2, coding for MLPRRCSIFKLFCTLMVLGFFSVVWLHYNCRINNSQRSNDDASVHKSCQEETDNPAWGPHKIAIIVPFRERFEELLSFVPHMHTFLNKKKIRHKILIINQVDHFRFNRASLINVGFLESGNDTDYLAMHDVDLLPQNEQLDYGYPEKGPFHVASPELHPLYHYNSYVGGILLLTKQHFELCNGMSNRFWGWGREDDEFYRRITAAGLQLYRPVGIVTGYKTFRHIHDPAWRKRDQKRVSGQKQEQFKVDKEGGLKNLKYSIGSRTELTIEGVHCTIINILLECDLNETPWCVIN